One genomic region from Sparus aurata chromosome 15, fSpaAur1.1, whole genome shotgun sequence encodes:
- the LOC115596826 gene encoding G-protein coupled receptor 4-like, translating into MEDFHINTSQDKSFYYHHDYSNITFSDPYEPPREVDPIFVVSCIITAIGLPLTLMAICAVCSLVRKDHVVPIYVINLLISDLIQLCCLILLMTGSGDMMLTILSFIHVICLMVSVGFMVCIALERYLLIACPLWYRFRHTIKFSVVLCVMVWVLSPVLFVLSVWAPLDGYIKRIIIGIFLLLPLPLFIFFLGGTLRALSASRVPSDEKRRIVGILVLVLLIYTLLFLLTIILFMAERYNHYHLSILARVFVWLSPLADSFLYVFMRKGTIDKLLVSVCCCRMDSNDSSRMDSNDITSSTV; encoded by the exons ATGGAAGATTTCCACATCAACACCTCGCAGGACAAAAGCTTTTATTATCACCACGATTACAGCAACATCACCTTTTCGGATCCCTATGAGCCTCCTAGAGAAGTCGATCCCATTTTTGTGGTGTCATGCATAATAACTGCTATCGGCCTTCCTTTGACCCTCATGGCCATCTGTGCTGTTTGTTCTCTG GTGAGAAAGGATCATGTTGTTCCGATCTACGTCATCAACCTTCTCATTTCAGACCTCATTCAGCTCTGCTGCCTGATCCTTCTGATGACAGGAAGTGGTGACATGATGTTAaccattttatcttttatccACGTAATTTGTCTGATGGTCAGTGTTGGCTTCATGGTGTGCATCGCCCTGGAAAG GTATCTGCTCATCGCCTGTCCACTGTGGTACCGCTTCAGACACACCATCAAgttctctgtggttctctgtGTTATGGTCTGGGTCCtttctcctgtcctgtttgtcctCTCAGTTTGGGCACCGCTGGATGGTTATATCAAACGCATCATCATAGggattttcctcctccttcctctcccactgttcatcttcttcctgGGTGGAACTCTCAGAGCTCTGTCTGCCAGTCGTGTCCCCTCTGATGAAAAACGAAGAATTGTGGGAATTTTGGTCCTGGTGCTGCTTATTTACACACTGCTGTTTCTGCTAACCATCATTTTGTTCATGGCAGAGAGGTACAATCACTACCACCTCTCCATCCTGGCTAGGGTGTTTGTTTGGTTGAGTCCCCTTGCAGACTCttttctgtatgttttcatgAGGAAAGGGACCATAGACAAGCTTCTGGtctctgtgtgttgctgcagaatggacagcaatgacagcagcagaatgGACAGCAATGATATCACCAGTTCAACAGTGTGA
- the LOC115596827 gene encoding G-protein coupled receptor 4-like: MEGFNFTNASHNNISDPDGIKRSLSTMKVVTCIIISIGLCLTPVAIYAVCSLVRKNHVAPIYVINLLISDLIQFCCLIISVAEQEKSHSITLKVGYFLYDVGLMASVGFMVCVALERYLVIARPLWYSFKRVIKTPVLVCVVVWILPVFISSTFWINENVYAIISATYLLLPLPLLISFLGGTIRALSASRVSSDEKRRIVGILVLVLLIYTLLFMPTVIWQLGDSNDSSADLSFLFVQLSPLADLFLYVFMRKGTIDKLLASVCCCRMDSNVSSRMDSTYISSSTV; encoded by the exons ATGGAAGGATTCAACTTTACCAACGCCTCACATAACAACATCTCTGACCCTGATGGTATCAAACGCTCCTTATCTACCATGAAAGTGGTGACATGCATTATCATTTCCATCGGCCTTTGTTTGACCCCCGTGGCCATCTATGCGGTTTGTTCTCTG GTGAGAAAGAATCATGTTGCTCCAATCTACGTCATCAACCTTCTCATTTCTGACCTCATTCAGTTCTGCTGCCTGATCATATCGGTGGCAGAACAGGAGAAATCACATTCAATCACATTGaaagttggatattttctcTATGATGTAGGTCTGATGGCCAGTGTTGGCTTCATGGTGTGTGTCGCACTGGAAAG GTATTTGGTCATTGCCCGTCCACTGTGGTACAGCTTCAAACGTGTCATCAAGACCCCTGTGTTGGTCTGTGTTGTGGTCTGGATCCTTCCTGTCTTCATCAGTTCTACATTCTGGATCAATGAAAATGTCTATGCTATAATTTCTGCCACCtatctcctccttcctctcccactgCTCATCTCCTTCCTGGGTGGGACCATCAGAGCTCTGTCTGCCAGTCGTGTCTCTTCTGATGAAAAACGAAGAATTGTGGGGATTTTGGTCCTGGTGCTGCTCATTTACACTCTGCTGTTCATGCCCACTGTCATTTGGCAATTGGGAGACAGTAATGACAGTAGCGCGgacctttcttttttgtttgtccaGTTGAGTCCCCTTGCAGACttatttctgtatgttttcatgAGGAAAGGGACCATAGACAAGCTTCTGGcctctgtgtgttgctgcagaatGGACAGCAATGTCAGCAGCAGAATGGACAGCACTTATATCAGCAGTTCAACAGTGTGA
- the LOC115596290 gene encoding G-protein coupled receptor 4-like: MEGFNFTNASHNNISDPDGIKINLSRMDVVACIIISIGLCLTPVAIYAVCSLVRKNHVAPIYVINLLISDLIQFCCLIVVVAEEEKSMTYEIGFYLYDVGLMASVGFMVCVALERYLVIARPLWYSFKRAIKTPAVVCVVVWVLPVFISSTFWINENVYDIICATYLLLPLPLLIFFLGGSSRALSASRVSSDEKRRIVGILVLVLLIYTLLFMPTVIWQLGVSNDSSADLSFLFVQLSPLADLFLYVFMRKGTIDKLLASVCCCRMDSNVSSRMDSNNICSSSV; encoded by the exons ATGGAAGGATTCAACTTTACCAATGCCTCACATAACAACATCTCTGACCCTGATGGTATCAAAATCAACCTCTCTCGCATGGATGTGGTGGCATGCATTATCATTTCCATCGGTCTTTGTTTGACCCCCGTGGCCATCTATGCTGTTTGTTCTCTG GTGAGAAAGAATCATGTTGCTCCAATCTACGTCATCAACCTTCTCATTTCTGACCTCATTCAGTTCTGCTGCCTGATTGTGGTGGTGGCAGAAGAGGAGAAATCGATGACATATGAAATTGGATTTTATCTTTATGATGTAGGTCTAATGGCCAGTGTTGGCTTCATGGTGTGTGTCGCACTGGAAAG GTATTTGGTCATTGCCCGTCCACTGTGGTACAGCTTCAAACGAGCCATCAAGACCCCTGCGGTGGTCTGTGTTGTGGTCTGGGTCCTTCCTGTCTTCATCAGTTCTACATTCTGGATTAATGAGAATGTCTATGATATAATTTGTGCCACCtatctcctccttcctctcccactgCTCATCTTCTTCCTGGGTGGGTCCAGCAGAGCTCTGTCTGCCAGTCGTGTCTCTTCTGATGAAAAACGAAGAATTGTGGGGATTTTGGTCCTGGTGCTGCTCATTTACACTCTGCTGTTCATGCCCACTGTCATTTGGCAATTGGGAGTCAGTAATGACAGTAGCGCGgacctttcttttttgtttgtccaGTTGAGTCCCCTTGCAGACttatttctgtatgttttcatgAGGAAAGGGACCATAGACAAGCTTCTGGcctctgtgtgttgctgcagaatGGACAGCAATGTCAGCAGCAGAATGGACAGCAATAATATCTGCAGTTCATCAGTGTGA
- the LOC115596963 gene encoding psychosine receptor-like: protein MEGFNFTNVSHNNISDSDGIKRSLSTIKVVACIIISIGLCLILVAMFAVCSLVRKNHVAPIYVINLLISDLIQLCCLIIWLAEEKKSITYIVGSFLYNVGLMASVGFMVCIALERYLVIACPLWYRFRHTIKFSVVLCVMVWVLSPVLFVLTLWVPQDRYITNIIMGTSLLLPLPLFIFFLGGTIRALSASRVPSDEKRRIVGILVLVLLMFTLLFMPKIIYRLAKQHSYTLNKLSFVFVQLSPLADAFLYVFMRKGTIDKLLATVCCCRMDSNDSSRMDSNDITSSTV from the exons ATGGAAGGATTCAACTTTACCAACGTCTCACATAACAACATCTCTGACTCTGATGGTATCAAACGCTCCCTGTCTACCATCAAAGTGGTGGCATGCATTATCATTTCCATCGGCCTTTGTTTGATCCTTGTGGCCATGTTTGCTGTTTGTTCTCTG GTGAGAAAGAATCATGTTGCTCCAATCTACGTCATCAACCTTCTCATTTCTGACCTCATTCAGCTCTGCTGCCTGATAATATGGCTGGCAGAAGAGAAGAAATCGATCACATATATAGTTGGATCTTTTCTCTATAATGTAGGTCTGATGGCTAGTGTTGGCTTCATGGTGTGCATCGCCCTGGAAAG GTATCTGGTCATCGCCTGTCCACTGTGGTACCGCTTCAGACACACCATCAAgttctctgtggttctctgtGTTATGGTCTGGGTCCtttctcctgtcctgtttgtcctCACACTTTGGGTGCCGCAGGATCGTTATATCACAAACATCATCATGGGGacttccctcctccttcctctcccactgttcatcttcttcctgGGTGGGACCATCAGAGCTCTGTCTGCCAGTCGTGTCCCCTCTGATGAAAAACGAAGAATTGTGGGGATTTTGGTCCTGGTGCTGCTCATGTTCACGCTGCTGTTCATGCCCAAAATCATTTATAGACTGGCAAAGCAACACAGCTATACCTTAAACAaattgtcttttgtgtttgtccaGTTGAGTCCCCTTGCAGATGCatttctgtatgttttcatgAGGAAAGGGACCATAGACAAGCTTCTGGCCactgtgtgttgctgcagaatggacagcaatgacagcagcagaatgGACAGCAATGATATCACCAGTTCAACAGTGTGA
- the LOC115596964 gene encoding G-protein coupled receptor 4-like, with amino-acid sequence MKVVTCIIISIGLCLTPVAIYAVCSLVRKDQVAPIYVINLLISDLIKLCCLIIWVAEEEESITSEVGYFLYDVGLMASVGFMVCVALERYLVIARPLWYSFKRTIKIPVVVCVVVWVLPLVFISSTFWIHFEVYFIIYATYLLLPLPLFIFFLGGTIKALSASRVPSDEKRRIVGILVLVLLIYTLLFMPTVIWQLGVENNISTNISFLFVQLSPLADLFLYVFMRKGTIDKLLASVCCCRMDSNVSSRMDSNDICSSSV; translated from the exons ATGAAAGTGGTGACATGCATTATCATTTCCATCGGCCTTTGTTTGACCCCCGTGGCCATTTATGCTGTTTGTTCTCTG GTGAGAAAGGATCAGGTTGCTCCAATCTACGTCATCAACCTTCTCATTTCTGATCTTATTAAGCTCTGCTGCCTGATCATATGGgtggcagaagaggaggaatcCATCACATCTGAAGTTGGATATTTTCTCTATGATGTAGGTCTGATGGCCAGTGTTGGCTTCATGGTGTGTGTCGCACTGGAAAG GTATTTGGTCATTGCCCGTCCACTGTGGTACAGCTTCAAACGAACCATCAAGATCCCTGTGGTGGTCTGTGTCGTGGTCTGGGTCCTTCCACTTGTCTTCATCAGTTCTACATTCTGGATTCATTTTGAGGTGTATTTCATAATTTATGCCACCtatctcctccttcctctcccactgttcatcttcttcctgGGTGGGACCATCAAAGCTCTGTCTGCCAGTCGTGTCCCCTCTGATGAAAAACGAAGAATTGTTGGAATTTTGGTCCTCGTGCTGCTCATTTACACACTGCTGTTCATGCCCACTGTCATTTGGCAATTGGGAGTCGAAAACAACATTAGCaccaacatttcttttttgtttgtccaGTTGAGTCCCCTTGCCGACttatttctgtatgttttcatgAGGAAAGGGACCATAGACAAGCTTCTGGCCTCTGTATGTTGCTGCAGAATGGACAGCAATGTCAGCAGCAGAATGGACAGCAATGATATCTGCAGTTCATCAGTATGA